Proteins encoded by one window of Martelella endophytica:
- a CDS encoding GGDEF domain-containing protein encodes MLPLLDLNTLHMVELAAALLSCVIWASTGFRGRSVPLARYLLAASLLLSFGAAVSVFQSSYGGGWMSVVAEASVLLGLSLILIGIRAFFALPTDRRLLLVLMAFALAVLAFYRERWLLREAIYLEALALIMLALLAVLLPRRALGPGTGLAAASAIVFVIAALFGAATSAMLGLSAHPSPALMPMHLYARLLMFSASLLLLFGIAVMMIEGRLADAEAEARQDDLTGISNRRHFMHQLQATHALASAEQGVYSIMIIDIDRFKRWNDGYGHATGDSALKHFTSIAVGELEPSDLLARTGGDEFCLLMRDRNEASAIGLAKRLSEALRGEVFRIGEREIALTVSIGIACYTPGMEDDENAILVNADIALYAAKNAGRDRYEVFDAETMAGGGGTSHKPRFRASDRPLALPAVSPEGLAEHHP; translated from the coding sequence ATGCTGCCGCTTCTGGATCTGAACACGCTTCACATGGTGGAGCTTGCTGCCGCGCTGCTTTCCTGCGTGATCTGGGCATCGACGGGCTTCCGCGGCCGGAGCGTCCCTCTGGCCCGTTATCTTCTGGCCGCAAGCCTTCTGCTCAGCTTCGGTGCTGCTGTTTCCGTGTTCCAGTCGTCATATGGCGGAGGCTGGATGAGCGTCGTGGCGGAAGCGAGTGTCCTTCTCGGCCTGAGCCTGATCCTGATCGGCATCCGCGCTTTCTTTGCGCTGCCGACCGATCGGCGGCTGCTTCTGGTGCTGATGGCTTTCGCGCTTGCCGTGCTCGCCTTCTACCGGGAGCGATGGCTGCTGCGCGAGGCGATCTATCTCGAAGCCCTGGCCCTGATCATGCTGGCGCTGCTTGCCGTGCTCCTTCCTCGCCGCGCGCTCGGGCCCGGCACAGGCCTTGCGGCAGCGAGCGCGATCGTTTTTGTCATCGCTGCACTCTTTGGCGCCGCCACAAGCGCTATGCTCGGTCTATCGGCCCATCCCTCGCCTGCGCTGATGCCGATGCACCTCTATGCGCGGCTGCTGATGTTTTCCGCCTCCCTTCTGCTGCTGTTCGGCATTGCCGTGATGATGATCGAGGGACGGCTGGCCGATGCAGAGGCCGAGGCGCGGCAGGATGACCTGACCGGCATCTCGAACCGGCGACATTTCATGCACCAGCTTCAGGCAACCCATGCGCTGGCGAGTGCCGAGCAGGGTGTCTACAGTATCATGATCATCGACATCGACCGGTTCAAGCGCTGGAACGATGGCTACGGCCACGCAACCGGTGATAGCGCTCTCAAGCATTTTACATCAATCGCCGTCGGCGAACTGGAACCTTCGGATCTACTTGCCCGGACGGGCGGTGACGAGTTCTGCCTGCTGATGCGCGATCGCAACGAAGCCAGCGCCATCGGGCTTGCCAAGCGCCTTTCCGAGGCCTTGCGCGGTGAGGTGTTCCGGATCGGCGAACGGGAGATCGCTCTCACCGTCAGCATCGGCATCGCCTGCTACACCCCCGGAATGGAAGACGACGAGAACGCAATCCTGGTCAACGCCGATATCGCTCTTTATGCCGCCAAGAATGCCGGGCGTGACCGCTATGAAGTCTTCGATGCGGAGACCATGGCCGGTGGCGGCGGCACCAGCCACAAGCCACGGTTTCGGGCGTCCGACCGCCCGCTTGCTTTACCCGCCGTCTCACCCGAAGGCTTGGCCGAGCACCACCCTTAG
- a CDS encoding RlmE family RNA methyltransferase, with the protein MAKTPAKPVRTGRKIGQKVKKTKLKASSRRWLERHINDPYVQRAKTEGFRARAAYKLLEIDEKHHILKGARRIIDLGAAPGSWSQIAAKVTNSSDDNIRVAAIDFLEMAPVPGVKFFEMDFLDDAAPALLTEALDGPPDLVISDMAAPTTGHKRTDHLRTMHLCEVAAHFAVEVLAEGGHFLAKTFQGGAEQDLLTMLKQNFKQVVHVKPQASRSESVEMFLLAKSFKGRQTDV; encoded by the coding sequence ATGGCCAAGACGCCGGCAAAACCCGTACGCACCGGCCGCAAGATCGGCCAGAAGGTGAAGAAGACCAAGCTCAAGGCCTCCTCGCGCCGTTGGCTGGAACGTCACATCAACGACCCTTATGTGCAGCGCGCCAAGACCGAGGGATTTCGTGCCCGCGCCGCCTACAAGCTGCTGGAGATCGATGAGAAGCACCATATCCTGAAGGGGGCGCGGCGGATCATCGATCTCGGTGCGGCGCCCGGGAGCTGGTCGCAGATCGCGGCGAAGGTGACGAATTCGTCGGATGACAACATCCGCGTCGCGGCGATCGATTTCCTTGAAATGGCGCCGGTTCCGGGCGTGAAGTTCTTCGAGATGGACTTCCTCGACGATGCCGCTCCGGCGCTTCTCACGGAAGCGCTCGACGGTCCGCCCGATCTCGTCATCTCCGACATGGCAGCCCCGACCACGGGCCACAAACGCACGGACCATCTGCGCACCATGCACCTGTGCGAGGTTGCCGCCCACTTCGCCGTCGAAGTGCTGGCCGAAGGGGGCCACTTCCTCGCCAAGACCTTCCAGGGTGGCGCCGAGCAGGATCTGCTGACCATGCTGAAACAGAATTTCAAGCAGGTCGTCCACGTGAAACCGCAGGCGTCCCGCTCCGAATCGGTCGAGATGTTTCTGCTCGCCAAGTCGTTCAAGGGGCGTCAGACGGACGTCTGA